The following are from one region of the Corylus avellana chromosome ca1, CavTom2PMs-1.0 genome:
- the LOC132176247 gene encoding probable serine/threonine-protein kinase PBL19: MKCFYYFKDKSRGRERRSAPQLKEQGKSDYSGADRVTKSSWSVSSTRSIPELYEEKAHNLRVFSYSELRQATNNFNRLLKIGEGGFGNVYKGSIKPAEGNGDPIMVAIKKLNKDGLQGHKQWVSEVQFLGVVEHPNLVKLIGYCAVDGERGIQRLLVYEYMLNKSLDDHLFNKAYPALSWKTRLQIVLEAAQGLLYLHEGLEVQVIFRDFKASNILLDENFKPKLSDFGLAREGPVDGRTHVSTAVVGTYGYAAPDYIETGHLTSKSDVWSFGVVLYEVLTGRRSLERNRPKGEQKLLEWVKQYPAEGKKFNLMMDPRLENQYSSGAARKIALLAENCLLKSAKERPTMSKVVERLKQIIQPSEEDNPSERSPESFENETVDSDKTTKKIEPAESWKRRMNQLEKLGENVEGANRRRFMIMQRAVVN, encoded by the exons ATGAAGTGTTTCTACTACTTTAAGGACAAATCCAGAGGCAGGGAACGAAGATCAGCACCACAGTTGAAAGAGCAAGGAAAATCTGATTATTCTGGAGCTGATAGGGTCACTAAGTCTTCATGGTCTGTCTCTTCCACGCGTAGTATACCGGAACTGTATGAGGAGAAGGCTCATAATTTGCGCGTTTTCTCATACTCAGAGCTCAGACAGGCGACAAATAATTTCAATAGGCTGCTTAAGATTGGTGAAGGTGGATTTGGGAATGTGTATAAAGGTTCAATCAAGCCTGCTGAGGGGAATGGCGATCCAATTATGGTTGCCATTAAAAAGCTCAATAAAGATGGCTTACAG GGCCACAAACAATGGGTGTCAGAAGTTCAATTTCTTGGTGTTGTGGAGCACCCAAATCTCGTTAAACTCATAGGATACTGTGCTGTTGATGGTGAAAGAGGGATCCAGCGATTGCTTGTATATGAATATATGCTGAACAAAAGCTTAGACGATCATCTTTTCAACAAGGCATATCCAGCTCTTTCTTGGAAAACGAGATTACAGATAGTACTGGAAGCAGCTCAAGGACTACTTTATCTGCATGAAGGATTGGAAGTTCAG GTAATATTTCGAGATTTCAAGGCATCCAATATCTTGTTGGATGAGAATTTCAAACCAAAGCTTTCGGACTTTGGGCTTGCTAGGGAGGGACCAGTGGATGGGAGAACTCATGTTTCAACAGCT GTGGTCGGAACATACGGGTATGCTGCTCCAGATTACATCGAGACGGGTCATCTGACAAGTAAGAGTGATGTGTGGAGTTTTGGTGTGGTATTGTATGAGGTTCTTACAGGCAGGAGATCATTAGAAAGAAACCGCCCAAAGGGAGAACAGAAGCTTTTGGAATGGGTGAAACAGTACCCTGCTGAGGGTAAAAAGTTCAACTTGATGATGGACCCTCGACTGGAAAACCAGTATTCTAGCGGTGCAGCTCGAAAAATTGCCCTGTTAGCTGAGAATTGTTTACTAAAGAGCGCAAAAGAACGGCCAACGATGAGTAAGGTGGTAGAGAGATTGAAGCAGATAATCCAACCATCCGAAGAAGATAACCCGTCTGAGAGAAGTCCGGAGTCCTTCGAAAACGAGACGGTTGACTCGGATAAGACGACGAAAAAGATAGAGCCTGCAGAGTCGTGGAAAAGGCGGATGAACCAACTGGAAAAACTGGGTGAGAATGTGGAGGGTGCAAATAGAAGAAGATTTATGATCATGCAGAGGGCCGTAGTGAATTAA